The segment TCGGCGCGGTCAACAAGCGTCCGTGGGTCGACGAGGAGACCGGCGAGATCGTGGTCCGCGACGTCACGACGTTGGCGCTGTCCTTCGACCACCGTCACGTCGACGGCGAGAAGGGCTCGCGCTTCCTCGCCGACGTCGCCGGGATGCTGCAGGACCCGGGCACGGCCCTGCTCTTCTGATCGAGCGGGCACTTCCTGACGCCGATCAAAGTCGAGTCGGCGCATCCTGAGCAGGATGCGCCGACTCGACCGTGTTTCGAGGTCAGGATGCGCCGCCTCGACGTCAGCGGGCGTGCCAGGCCGCCAGCACCTCGGCCTCCCGCTCGGGCGTGAGCGCGGTGACGGGGGAGTCGAGGCAGCCCGGAGCGGTGTCCGCCAGCGGCCGGAGCCGGAGCCCGGTAGCGACGGCCGGGCCCGGGTCGTGCGCCAGCATGCCGTCGTACTCCGGCCGGGGGAGCCACAGCGGGAGCGAGTCCTTGCCGGCCCAGGGCGCGGCGCCCTGGCCTTCGAGGAAGTCGCTGTCGACCCAGGTGAGCCGCGGGTCGGTGTTGCCGACGCCGGCGGCCACCTGCCCCAGCAGGTCGCCGAGCGGCACGGGCTCGCCCACAGCGTCGTACGTCCCCGTCGTGCGCGTCTCGGCCAGCACGAGCAGCCACGCGGCGAGGTCGCGCACGTCGATCACCTGCACGACGTCCTCGGGTCGCCCCGGCGCCAGCACCTCGCCGCCACGAGCCAGCCGCTGCGGCCAGTGGGCGAAGCGCCCGGTCGGGTCGCCGGGCCCGACGATGAGGCCGGGCCGCGCGACCACCGACGACGTCGCGCCCGACTGCACGATCTGCTCGCACGCCACCTTCATCCCGCCGTAGGCCTCCGGGTCCACCGCAAGATCCACGTCGGCGGTGATCGGCTCGAGCAACGGCTCCATCGCAGACGATGAGTTGTCGGCGTAGACGCTGATGGTGGACACGAAGACCCAGTGGGCGTACGACGTCGCGGCGACGGCGCTGCTCGCCTGCGACGGGAGCCGCGTCACGTCGACGACCGCGTCCCAGCCGCCGTCGGCCACTGCGGCCGGCGGCGGGTCGGCGCGGTCCCACGGCAGGTGGGTGGCGCCCTCCGGCACGGGTCCGGACGCGCCGCGGCAGGCGCAGGTGACGTCCCAGCCGCGCGCCACCGCCTGCAGCGCGACCTCGCGGGACAGGAACCGGGTGCCGCCGAGCACGAGGAGCAACATGTGAGCACTCCACCGCCTCGCCCCACCCCCGGCAAGGGCGGTTCGCTGTGGGCGCAACCGGCCGCTTCCTTTTGGCACGAGAGGCCGTGAACTGCGACAATGGACCCTCCGTAAGGGTGAGAAGAGGAGTGTGCGGATGGCTCAGGACTCCGCCACGGCTACCCCTGGCGAGCCGCCCACCACCGCGGCCCTGCTGGCACGCGCGCAGCAGGTGGCCGACCAGCTGGTCAGGGAGGCACGCGAGGAGGCCGAGCGCCTCACGACCGACCTCGCCACCCTGCGTGAGCAGACCCGCCTGCTGAAGGTCGAGACCGAGCGCGACCGCGCCGAGGCCGGCCGCGCCCGCGCGCAGGCCGAGGAGGTGCTCGCCGGCGCCTCCCAGGAGGCCGCCACGATCGTCGTGGACGCCAACGAGCAGGCCGCGCTCCTGATGAGGTCGGCCGAGGGTGCCCGGGACCAGCAGGTCGAGGCGGCCCGGACCGAGAGCGACAAGCTCCGCGCCCAGGCGCAGGACGACGCGGCTTCCCTGCGCGCCGAGTCGCAGGAGCTGCGCGACACCGCGGCCAGCGAGAAGACCGAGCTGCTGGAGGGCGCGCGGACCGAGGCGGACGCCATGCTCGCCGGCGCCCAGGAGACCGCGGCCCGCCTCGTCGAGGAGGCCCGCACCGCCGGGCAGCAGCACCTCGACTCTGCGACCG is part of the Nocardioides cavernae genome and harbors:
- a CDS encoding NAD-dependent epimerase/dehydratase family protein, whose translation is MLLLVLGGTRFLSREVALQAVARGWDVTCACRGASGPVPEGATHLPWDRADPPPAAVADGGWDAVVDVTRLPSQASSAVAATSYAHWVFVSTISVYADNSSSAMEPLLEPITADVDLAVDPEAYGGMKVACEQIVQSGATSSVVARPGLIVGPGDPTGRFAHWPQRLARGGEVLAPGRPEDVVQVIDVRDLAAWLLVLAETRTTGTYDAVGEPVPLGDLLGQVAAGVGNTDPRLTWVDSDFLEGQGAAPWAGKDSLPLWLPRPEYDGMLAHDPGPAVATGLRLRPLADTAPGCLDSPVTALTPEREAEVLAAWHAR